CGTTGACTTTTGGCACGCTGTTGAGTTCTCAAGGAACGGACGCTTCCTTTGTTCCTGTTTCACCAGGATCTCCGGGCGCTTCCCTTCGGTCTTGCGTTTCCGACTCTATCAGATCCTTGCGGTCCCGATTTTCGCCGGTGCGTTTCCGCCTTTCGGCTTCTTCGCGCTTTCCAAGCGTACCAGATCCGTTTCCGTGTCTGGCCCCTGTTGGAGCGGGTCGGCCGTTCAGCTTTCGCTTTCCGGCCTTTCCGACTCTAGCAGACCCGATTTCGATCCGTTGCCGGCCCGAATTCGTTTCCGATTCCCCGTCGGAGGGGTTTGCCTGGGGTGCGGCTTCTTGCGTTGCCGCGCCTTTCGGCGTGATCACTACTTTAGCGGAATTCCTCGTTGACGCATAATCACGTCACGGTCGAATTTCGGCATGCCGAAATTGGTCCCGGTGAGGGGCCGTGCAGTAGTGGTGTGCCGCGAAGCGGCGAATGGTCGCCTCGAACCGTTCCGGCTCTGTGGCAACTCGGAGAACACTACGTATCGGGGAGGGCAGTGTCAACTTGCGTCAGTCAAGGTCACTCAGACGTCCGTCGGCGTCCGGCTGGGCGTCCTCGACGCGGCGCAGCAGACGGGTCAGGACCTGGCCGAGAAGTTGACGCTCCTCGCCGGAGAGGTCCTGGAGGAGGTCTTCCTCGAAGACCGTTGCCAGGCGCATCGCCTCGAGCCACTTCTCGCGGCCCTCGTGGGTGAGCGCGACGATCACGCGGACGCGGTTGGTCTCATCGCGCTCCCGTGTCACCAGCCCCTCGTTCGCCATGCGGTCGATGCGGTGGGTCATGGCGGCCGGCGTGAGGCCGAGCAGCTTGGCGAGTTCGCCGGGGCCCATTTCGTAGGGGGCGCCGGAGACGACGAGGGCCTTGAGGACTTCCCACTCGGCGTTGCTCAGTCCAAGGGTGGCGGTCTGCCGCCCGTAGGCGACGTTCATCCGCCGGTTGAGGCGCTGGAGTGCGGAGACGACCTGCTCCACCTGGGGGTCGAG
This portion of the Streptomyces sp. 2114.4 genome encodes:
- a CDS encoding MarR family winged helix-turn-helix transcriptional regulator; its protein translation is MPEPSDAAADAAEPSLEEQIAAYQREFQDLDPQVEQVVSALQRLNRRMNVAYGRQTATLGLSNAEWEVLKALVVSGAPYEMGPGELAKLLGLTPAAMTHRIDRMANEGLVTRERDETNRVRVIVALTHEGREKWLEAMRLATVFEEDLLQDLSGEERQLLGQVLTRLLRRVEDAQPDADGRLSDLD